The DNA segment AAGGCGTCAGCAGCTCCGAGTCCGGGGCCTCGTCGTCGTCCTTCGGCGGCGAGAGCCCGCGGGAGCGCTGGCCCGCCGGGGGCGTCGCCGccaccgacgacgacgacgacgaggccggggccgcctccccggggtcccccgggcgcggccgcccccgccggtgcccgccgcccccgcggccGGCCGCCCGCAGCGTCAGCCTGGGCGACCTGAGCCAGTCGCCGCGCACGGCGCGGCAGGTGGAGCGCATCGTGCGGCAGGTGCGGGCGGAGCGGGGCCTGCCGCGCGAGGTGCCCGAGCGGGACCGCAAGATCGCGGCCCTGATGCTGGCGCGCCATCAGGAGGAGCGGCTGCTGCTGGCCCAGCGCCAGGCCGCCCACTGCCAGTGGGAAGAGCAGCGCGCCCGGGCCGAGGAGCGGCGCCGGGCCGAGGAGCGCGAGAAGCAGCTGGAGCTGCAGCGGGGCCGCCGGGCCTGGGCGGAGCAGGTGGAGGCCCGGCGCGGCCGGCTGGgccgggaggaggtggaggcggcCCGGCGCCGGCAGCGCCAGTGCGCCCGCGGGGAGGAGCGCCGGCGGGAGCAGGCCGAGCGGCAGGGGCGGCTGCGGCGGGAGCGGGCCGAGCGCGAGGCCCAGGAGGACCTGCGGCGCAAGCTGGCCCAGGAGCGCAACCTGCGGCTGCGGGAGGAGGACCTGCGCCTGGGCCGCGAGAAGGAGGAGCGGGCCCGGCGGGAGCGGGCCGAGCGGGCCGAGCGGGCCCGCCAGCAGcaggaggggcggcggcggcgggagcagcgggaggcgggccgggccgagcGCGAGCGCCACGAGGCCCTGCGGCGGGGCCTGGCCCGGCGCGAGCGCGAGGAGCTCGAGGGCCTGAGCGGCTCGCTGGCCGCCAGCCTGGGCCGGGCGCGGGACAACCGCGAGCAGCTGCAGGAGCGCCGGAGCCGGGGCCTGCGGGAGCGGGCCCGCCGGGAGGAGCTGCAGGGCCGCCGGGCCAAGGAGGAGGCCGAGCGCCAGGGCCGCGAGCAGCGGGAGCGGCTGGAGGCcctggcccgggccggggagcggcgCCTCCGGGAGGCCgcccgggcggcggaggaggccgCCCGGCTCCGGGCGCGGCAGGCCGGCCAGAGCCGGCTGGAGAAGGAGCGGGCGCAGCGGGCCAACAAGGAGAAGGTGGAGCGGGACGAGGACCGCCGGCGGCAGGAGCTGGCGCTGGCCATCGAGCGCAAGCTGGAGCGCAGCGAGAGGCTGTCGCGGGAGCGGCGCAGCGCCCTGGAGAACGCCCGCTCGGCCGCCCGCGCCTCCTTCCACGTGCGCGACAGGGTGCGCCAGGAGACCGACACGCGCTCCTTCGACAAGATGGCCTTGGAGGCCCAGCTGCGAGCCGGGCTGGACCGGAAGTGatggccgccccgccgccggacCCACCGCCGGTGCCTTAGCTCCCCGACGGGGTGGACGGGCCGCGGGCGGGGGGCTttctctccgtccctccccggGGAGGGGCCTTCCTCTCCGCCGTCCCGCCCCGCCTCCTCTCTTCACACCCTTTCTACGGCGGCCTCCCCCCCCGCGAGGCCAACGAGGACAGTGGCCGCCCGCTCGGTCGAGAAGCGgcgcgacctagtggaaaggccgccggccccggaggcagaaggggggacccgggtcctcgtcccggctccgccgtttgtccgccgggtgaccccgggccggtcccttccctcctctgggcctcggctccctcggttggaaaacggggatcaagaccggcagccccgtgcgggacggggaacGCCTCCGATCCGATGGACccgtagctaccccggcgctcgtacggtgcctggcgcagagtaagagcTCCACCAATGCCACTGAAAAGAAAaaggatcgtatttatcgagctcttactgtgtggggagcgcCATTCTGGGCTCTCGGGAGCGTCCGATGGAGCAGAGTCGGTAGGCGCGTTCCGTGCCCGCGACGGAGCTTACGGCCTAGTGGGGGTCAGCAGGGAAGATCGGCCCCCTCCTTCGTGATACAGCACAAAAGTCCGGCCCGAGAGCCTCTCGTCCGCCCGGTTTTGTCGGCGCCTCGAGCCGCATCCCTGAGGAGGTCCCTCCCCGGAGGTTGCAAGGGAAGCCAGAGATGCCCAACGGAGCAGGGCGGCAGCAGGAACCCGCCTCCCCCAGTCCCCAGACCGCATTAAACCGCGGAATCCTTCGAGCTTCGACagagcggggccgggagcgggaacttctcctcccccatcccc comes from the Ornithorhynchus anatinus isolate Pmale09 chromosome 1, mOrnAna1.pri.v4, whole genome shotgun sequence genome and includes:
- the CCDC177 gene encoding coiled-coil domain-containing protein 177, translated to MVDPVPEERKAGAGPGGPGEDGAAAPPSPGGARSPPGPSASSVASAAAGPAPGPARRPAAPKAEAPPGPEEDRRRREQSPLLHLDLFNFDRPEAEGSRYVLTSPRSLEACARCAVKPVELLPRPLAELVREAPGRSMRVAAGLFEAYEAERRAKLQRCRAERERIVRDEKRRLFTPAPAPAGGSASLPASPGPRRPRAAPASSRSSPAPAPRARPGRKSHSLDSLPRRREGVSSSESGASSSSFGGESPRERWPAGGVAATDDDDDEAGAASPGSPGRGRPRRCPPPPRPAARSVSLGDLSQSPRTARQVERIVRQVRAERGLPREVPERDRKIAALMLARHQEERLLLAQRQAAHCQWEEQRARAEERRRAEEREKQLELQRGRRAWAEQVEARRGRLGREEVEAARRRQRQCARGEERRREQAERQGRLRRERAEREAQEDLRRKLAQERNLRLREEDLRLGREKEERARRERAERAERARQQQEGRRRREQREAGRAERERHEALRRGLARREREELEGLSGSLAASLGRARDNREQLQERRSRGLRERARREELQGRRAKEEAERQGREQRERLEALARAGERRLREAARAAEEAARLRARQAGQSRLEKERAQRANKEKVERDEDRRRQELALAIERKLERSERLSRERRSALENARSAARASFHVRDRVRQETDTRSFDKMALEAQLRAGLDRK